The sequence below is a genomic window from Aspergillus nidulans FGSC A4 chromosome V.
AGCTCATGAACTTAAATGTGACAGAAggaaataataataaaaataatgataataatgatAATGACTGAAGATCAAGTCGGCACAGTAAACACAGCAGCCAGCCCTTGCCTCAAAGGCTCAAGCACCGTCTTCTTGGCGATCCGCAGATCCTGCAGCCATCAGCCAACTAGGGTCTGCCCCACCCCGGTCAGGCCGTCGTGCCCTTTTGTCTCACGCCTCTCAAACTTCAGTGTCAGCCGTCAGGGACTGATTTCTAGGCTGATATCCTCGCTTTGCCCTTCTGCTGCAGTTCGGCCTCGGGAATCTTCCTTCAGCATTAACGGGCCGCAGGCCATAAAAAAACTATGATTTGGCATCTACGAACATCATTCAATGTTTCGCTCTGCAGTGGGAACCGAAGGCCGATAAAGCGATAAAAGCCTTGTAGGAGCAGACTATAGCAATTGATTCACTCTAGGTTGTAATCAAATGTTCTTTGATCTCGGCCAGTTGTAGGTGTCACCCGATTTTTCCCATGTTTTGCAAGGAAATTTTCTAGTTTGTTGCCACCCTCAAACGATGTTTTGGCTGTGACCCTACATAAGGCTGCACGAgtccctgttcctggatgATAGTCTTCTAGGATACACAAACTCTGTAAACAATGCTTGTCGCCGACCACTACTACTACCTACATACCTAATCCACCCCGTGCCCAACCTGAGCGATTTACTGCTTTTCTGAGCGACTTCCTTGCAGCATTCTGCCGCACTGCATTGCATCACAGTGAGTAGTCCCCGTGTTTCCTGTTCTTGGTTCTTCGAGCACAACCTGGGAGGACGATCTTCAGATCCATCCCCTCCACTGTCCCGCCAAGTTGACTATGGCCATAATAATGAattggaaagagaaatggCATCATTCTTCAAATCGCTGCCAATCGACTTATCTGAGTGGGGCACCGACCTCGGCCTGATAGGCGGGCGTTTGGCAaggttctggctctgagtGGATTGCTGTGATTGGCTTGTACGCCCCCGCTGAGTCCAGACTAGCCCCCAAGTGGACCCCAGCAAAGTTGGCTGATCAGCGGCAGCCATCACATCACTTCATCTCCCAGTTCCAGTTCCACACTCTGACTTTCAGTCCTCCTCAGTCCGTTATATGCCCGCCCGCTCTCCCTTTTCTTACTCTTGACTCTCTGTTTGTCATCAGTAATAGCCCCATCTATCGttatctttcctttcctctcttcccttgGCTCTGTATCACTCTTGGGATGCGCTTATCCCACCAATGATTCATCTCTCTCGCGGcctcgctctcttttccctcaCTAACCgccctccttttcctccagtCCTCGTCACTTCGATCAGAATCATCTGAAAGTATCAAGTCACACCATCCGTTTCCTCTCGGCTTCTCGCATCTGAACCCTGATCACCGGCACGTCGACGTGTCTTCTACTCCTTACAACCCCCCCAGCGAGACGGGCTTACCCTCCCTTGTCTCGGGTAAGGGGACAGAGTGCAATAATTTCACTCTTAAGATACGTTCAGTCAAGGGGACGACCGCTAAGCGcgatgctgaagaagaagtcttcACACCCTCCTCTACTCTTCTGGCACAGTTCCCCCACTTCTACTCCAGAACTCTCCCCgacctcgtcatcttcggaTACCGAGTCGGACGAGGACATGGACGCCTCTGGTTCACGCCCGCTTAGTCTGGCTGTTCCTCAGGGCACCTTCTGTCCGATGCGTCCGACTCTTGATGAGGTGCTCGCGAATACGGCACCTGCTCCTTACACGCTCGGTGCTTTCATGGCCTATCTCTCGCAGAATCATTGCCTCGAGACTTTAGAATTCACATTGGATGCAAAGCGGTATCGGGAAACATATAATGAGCTCAGCCGTCAACTGGGACAGTTTCCGATCGAGGCTGATTGTTCGGAGAGCCGACATCTGCGTATGCTCTGGCAACGACTTTTATCAGCGTACATTCTCCCTGGATCCCCGCGCGAAATCAACGTTTCGAGTGAGGTCCGTGATGATATTCTTCGACATGCCAACTCTTCTAtcccccctcctccttcgatgCTTGACGCGGCGGTTAAACTTGTTCACGACTTGATGGAGGAGTCGATCTTCATGCCGTTTCTGAACGCCCACTCATCCTCGGCCCATGTTTACCCACTCTCGGAACCTCTGTTTTCTCAGGACGATGGTGGTGTCACAATTGTCTCCAACCCGAGTCTCGACGAGCACGCAGTCAAGCGAGTCCGATCGAAAGGGGGGCGCCTATCGCCCCGGCAATCGCGGGAGTTGGGATCCCCCATTTCTTCGAGCCCGCCTTCTAGCCTTTCTCGTTCCAATTTCTCCCTTAATGCGGTCACTTCGCTTGGCAAATCGTCTCATCGATCGTCAAACCAGCCGTCAAGTGCAAGTGGGGAATCTGGGTCAGCTGGTTTGTCTGACGACTCTGGCAGTATGCAGTCGAGCGCTGGGGAGCCAATGACCCCCCCGACGACCCCGCCCTCTAGCGAGCCCAGCATGCAGACAGGCAGTCCGAAGAACCGCATGGATAACCCCTGGAAGAAAATGGGTATGAAGCTCGGGTTCAAGAGACGGGGCGGCGGTAGTCAAAGTATGCGACTCCCCCATGAGGAATGACTAAAACGTCGTGGCACAATCTTCCGGTGGTATCACCACCACACCTTCGCTTCAAAAAACATTTCCGACTCAAAACTCTTCACCTTATAGAACGTTACAAGCCGATTTCGTACAATGATTACCTACCACGATTTTCTTCCGGCCCCGGGAACGGGCCATGTCTAAACCGACACGAATGGACGGCATAATGCACCGGCATTTTTCCACGAAAGCATTTTTATCAGGCGTTATTCTCAGCGAGTGAGCGAGCATTCGGTTTGCAAAAGAATAGATAGAACGGTCCATATGGAAAGGGAGGCATTCTGCCTGGCGTTGGTTTTTTCCCGTTTGTTCTTTTAAAGACGGTCTGTCTGGTCTTTATCATGCATCATGCATGGCGAGCAATAACCCATACCACTCGCCTTCAGTCTTCATATTACTGATGGCGAGCTCTGATTGCATTGTTTCTATATCTGACATACGCATTTTCTGTGTGTTATTTACACCgcattggcattggcatGGCATTTACTATACGAGTCTAGATACCCAATGTGTGATTATTCCAGCGTAACATCTACCATTCACAGCGTATTCTAACTCAAGTAGTACGCTCATTAGTGTCAATCGCGTAGCCAAGAGTACCTCGTTAGGAATTAAAAGACAC
It includes:
- a CDS encoding uncharacterized protein (transcript_id=CADANIAT00003307), translated to MPCQCQCGVNNTQKMRMSDIETMQSELAISNMKTEGEWYGLLLAMHDA
- the rgsA gene encoding protein rgsA (transcript_id=CADANIAT00003306), which gives rise to MLKKKSSHPPLLFWHSSPTSTPELSPTSSSSDTESDEDMDASGSRPLSLAVPQGTFCPMRPTLDEVLANTAPAPYTLGAFMAYLSQNHCLETLEFTLDAKRYRETYNELSRQLGQFPIEADCSESRHLRMLWQRLLSAYILPGSPREINVSSEVRDDILRHANSSIPPPPSMLDAAVKLVHDLMEESIFMPFLNAHSSSAHVYPLSEPLFSQDDGGVTIVSNPSLDEHAVKRVRSKGGRLSPRQSRELGSPISSSPPSSLSRSNFSLNAVTSLGKSSHRSSNQPSSASGESGSAGLSDDSGSMQSSAGEPMTPPTTPPSSEPSMQTGSPKNRMDNPWKKMGMKLGFKRRGGGSQSMRLPHEE